In Bernardetia sp., a single window of DNA contains:
- a CDS encoding Nif3-like dinuclear metal center hexameric protein, with protein MTYTFSQIASYLESIAALNYQESYDNSGLLVGEPNTEVTGILVSLDAIESVIDEAKEKGCNLVVAHHPIVFRGLKSFTGKNYVERTVMKALREGIGIYAIHTNLDNVEDGVNAKISEKIGLINREILAPKNNIINKGIDDNQKVGSGMIGELPTSISIHAFLAHLKTKMNLPLIKHTSLDSFQSKNIKKIAVCGGAGSFLLKNAIKREADVFITADYKYHEFFDAENKIVICDIGHYESEVYTKDLLVDFLVEKFSDIKIEACKVNTNPIEYYF; from the coding sequence ATGACATATACTTTCTCACAAATCGCTTCCTACTTAGAATCTATTGCAGCACTAAATTATCAAGAATCGTATGATAACTCTGGACTTTTGGTAGGCGAACCCAATACCGAAGTTACAGGGATTTTAGTTTCTTTAGATGCTATCGAATCTGTAATTGATGAAGCCAAAGAAAAAGGGTGTAATTTGGTGGTGGCACATCATCCTATTGTTTTTAGAGGACTTAAAAGTTTTACAGGAAAAAACTATGTGGAGCGAACAGTAATGAAGGCACTTCGTGAAGGAATAGGAATTTATGCCATTCATACCAATTTAGATAATGTAGAAGACGGCGTAAATGCCAAAATATCTGAAAAAATCGGACTGATAAACAGGGAAATATTAGCTCCTAAAAATAATATTATAAATAAAGGTATAGACGATAATCAAAAAGTAGGTTCTGGAATGATTGGCGAACTACCCACTTCCATATCTATTCATGCATTTTTAGCTCACTTGAAGACAAAAATGAACCTTCCTCTCATAAAACATACAAGTTTGGATAGCTTTCAAAGTAAGAATATAAAGAAAATTGCTGTCTGTGGTGGGGCAGGGAGTTTTTTATTAAAAAATGCCATTAAAAGAGAAGCAGATGTTTTCATTACGGCAGACTACAAATACCACGAATTTTTTGATGCTGAGAATAAGATTGTGATATGCGACATCGGACACTATGAAAGTGAGGTTTACACAAAAGATTTGTTAGTAGATTTTCTTGTCGAAAAGTTTTCAGATATAAAAATAGAGGCTTGTAAAGTCAATACAAATCCTATAGAATATTATTTTTAA
- a CDS encoding thiol-disulfide oxidoreductase DCC family protein translates to METLVQKQEKLNFQEVAQNKTIILFDGVCNLCNGAINFVIDKDKNNNFHFASLQSEFGQALLAHFGRDTADFDSMIVYENGKIRTKSTAALRIAAGLSGGWKFFSVFKIIPTVIRNAVYNLIARNRYKWFGQKNECRIPTPELKAKFVEKL, encoded by the coding sequence ATGGAAACACTTGTTCAAAAACAAGAAAAATTGAATTTTCAAGAAGTAGCTCAAAACAAAACTATCATTTTATTCGATGGCGTCTGTAATCTTTGTAACGGAGCTATCAACTTTGTGATTGATAAAGATAAAAACAATAACTTTCATTTTGCTTCGTTACAATCCGAATTTGGACAAGCTCTTTTGGCTCACTTTGGAAGAGATACAGCAGATTTTGATTCTATGATTGTCTATGAAAACGGAAAAATAAGAACCAAATCGACAGCAGCTCTACGCATAGCAGCAGGACTTTCTGGTGGATGGAAGTTTTTTAGTGTCTTCAAAATTATTCCTACTGTCATAAGAAATGCAGTTTATAATCTCATTGCTAGAAACAGATACAAATGGTTTGGACAAAAAAATGAGTGTAGAATCCCTACGCCAGAACTGAAAGCTAAGTTTGTAGAAAAACTTTAA
- a CDS encoding TolC family protein: MFKFKIYNFKLYNYLSILCICSFFTACSIPSLVNRNSTLGKTPNNYTNQTDTTNSAIVNWKQYFNDQNLIALIDTALKNNQELNITLQEIQIASNEVRARKGEYLPFLDIAAGAGVEKPSRFTSRGASDAITEIEEGRKTPDPLQDYMIGVYASWEVDIWKKLRNAKKSAYLNYLSSIEGKNFLVTHLIAEIANEYYELLALDNQLAIINQNIEIQDNALRIVKLQKQSGKVTELAVKRFEAQLLNTKGLKYDILQGITLTENRINFLLGRYPQPIERDSDNFMNAVPNVVLAGIPSQLLANRPDIRQAELKLQAAKLDVNVARANFYPSLRLTAGIGLRAFNPAFLVKTPESILYSLAGDLAAPLINRNAIKATYLTANAKQIQAIYDYERTILNSYLEVTNQLSYINNLEQKYNLEVEQVEKLNQATAISNDLFQSTRADYMEILLTQRDVLEARVELIETKNQQMHATVNVYRALGGGWR; this comes from the coding sequence ATGTTCAAATTTAAAATATATAATTTCAAACTGTATAATTACCTATCAATACTCTGTATTTGTTCGTTTTTTACGGCTTGTTCCATTCCTAGTTTGGTAAATAGAAATTCTACCCTTGGCAAAACGCCAAATAATTATACTAATCAAACAGATACTACCAATTCAGCCATCGTAAACTGGAAGCAGTATTTCAACGACCAAAATTTGATTGCCCTCATTGATACAGCACTCAAAAATAATCAAGAATTGAATATTACGCTTCAAGAAATACAAATTGCTAGTAACGAAGTCAGAGCTAGAAAAGGAGAATATTTACCTTTTTTAGACATAGCAGCAGGAGCTGGAGTAGAGAAACCGAGCCGTTTTACAAGCCGAGGAGCAAGCGATGCCATTACCGAAATTGAAGAAGGAAGAAAAACGCCAGACCCACTACAAGACTACATGATAGGAGTGTATGCAAGTTGGGAAGTTGATATTTGGAAAAAGCTGAGAAACGCCAAAAAATCGGCTTATCTCAATTATTTATCTTCTATTGAAGGCAAAAACTTCTTGGTTACTCATCTGATAGCCGAAATTGCCAATGAATATTATGAGCTTTTGGCATTGGATAATCAGTTGGCTATCATCAATCAAAACATTGAAATTCAAGATAATGCGCTACGAATTGTGAAGTTGCAAAAACAATCAGGTAAAGTAACTGAGCTTGCCGTCAAGCGTTTTGAAGCACAACTTTTGAATACAAAAGGATTGAAATATGATATTCTTCAAGGCATTACTCTTACTGAAAACCGAATTAATTTTTTATTAGGACGCTATCCTCAACCCATTGAGAGAGATTCGGACAATTTTATGAATGCAGTTCCGAATGTGGTCTTAGCAGGGATTCCTTCACAACTTTTGGCAAACCGTCCAGATATTAGACAGGCAGAGTTAAAGTTACAAGCAGCAAAATTAGATGTCAATGTAGCGAGAGCTAATTTTTACCCTTCCTTGAGACTTACAGCAGGAATAGGATTGAGAGCTTTTAATCCTGCTTTTTTGGTCAAAACGCCTGAATCTATTTTATATTCTTTGGCTGGAGATTTGGCTGCGCCCCTTATCAACCGAAATGCTATCAAAGCCACCTATTTAACAGCTAACGCCAAGCAAATTCAAGCTATTTACGACTATGAAAGAACCATTCTGAATAGTTATTTAGAAGTTACTAATCAGCTTTCGTATATCAATAATTTGGAACAAAAATATAACTTAGAAGTGGAACAAGTAGAAAAACTTAATCAAGCAACAGCTATTTCTAATGACTTATTTCAATCTACAAGAGCTGATTATATGGAAATTCTCTTGACACAGCGTGATGTTTTGGAGGCTAGAGTGGAACTTATCGAAACCAAAAACCAACAAATGCACGCTACTGTGAATGTATATCGTGCTTTAGGAGGAGGATGGAGATAG
- the rdgB gene encoding RdgB/HAM1 family non-canonical purine NTP pyrophosphatase codes for MKICFATNNPKKIEEVSAALPSNIQLVSLKEIGCTEEIPETTPTIEGNSEQKAMYVYENYNENCFADDTGLEIEALGGEPGVHSAMYADKIVGSYRDSNENMKLVLKNLQEQAQKGNTDRSAQFKTVFTLVLDGEKHQFEGIIKGKIIEEPTGKDGFGYDPIFIPNGYEKTFAQMPLSEKNKISHRAIATRKLVEFLNKLNKV; via the coding sequence ATGAAAATCTGTTTTGCTACAAACAACCCTAAAAAAATAGAAGAGGTAAGTGCAGCTCTACCCTCAAACATCCAACTGGTAAGCCTAAAAGAAATTGGCTGTACGGAAGAAATACCAGAAACTACGCCTACCATTGAAGGAAATTCTGAGCAAAAGGCAATGTATGTCTATGAAAACTACAATGAAAACTGCTTTGCTGATGATACAGGTTTAGAAATTGAGGCACTTGGTGGAGAACCAGGGGTTCATTCTGCTATGTATGCTGATAAAATCGTTGGTTCGTATAGAGATTCAAACGAAAATATGAAACTCGTTTTGAAAAATCTTCAAGAACAAGCTCAAAAAGGAAATACTGACCGAAGCGCACAGTTTAAAACTGTTTTTACATTGGTGTTGGATGGAGAAAAGCATCAGTTTGAAGGAATTATAAAGGGAAAAATCATTGAAGAACCAACAGGAAAGGATGGTTTTGGTTATGACCCTATTTTTATTCCCAATGGATATGAAAAAACTTTTGCTCAAATGCCTTTATCAGAAAAAAATAAAATTAGTCATAGAGCAATTGCAACAAGAAAGTTGGTGGAGTTTCTAAATAAACTTAACAAAGTGTAG
- a CDS encoding carboxymuconolactone decarboxylase family protein, with the protein MNQVEEFNAYRSKMNEKIMAADNKVLKRIFNLDTNAYAEGTLDIKTKELIGLTCSMVLRCDDCIKYHLGKAKEAGISDEQIIEAMAIANLVGGTIVIPHLRRAMEYLEELNA; encoded by the coding sequence ATGAATCAAGTAGAAGAGTTTAATGCGTATCGCAGCAAAATGAATGAGAAAATTATGGCTGCTGATAACAAAGTTCTGAAACGTATTTTCAATTTAGATACAAATGCCTATGCAGAAGGAACACTAGACATAAAAACAAAGGAACTCATTGGACTAACTTGTTCAATGGTCTTGCGTTGCGACGATTGTATCAAATATCATTTGGGAAAAGCAAAAGAAGCAGGAATTTCTGATGAACAAATCATTGAGGCGATGGCAATTGCTAACCTTGTAGGAGGAACTATCGTAATTCCACATCTTAGACGAGCTATGGAATATTTGGAAGAGTTAAATGCTTAA
- a CDS encoding stage 0 sporulation family protein — MSCNSCATTAQNKNIDEKDTNNEEPKGCQSNGNCGTSGCNRLNSFDWLSQMELPDTKPFEIIEVKFKGGRKAFCRNINGLHLITGDAVVLEVERGFHVGHVSLQGELVRLQMRKKRIKTNDESICNILRKASQADVDKLIEARNRELPTMYRTREIINQLNLAMKLSDVEYQADCSKATFYYSADARVDFRELIRLLAGEFRIRIEMRQISLRQEASRVGGIGVCGRELCCSTWLTDFKPVSTSAARYQNLSLNTAKLSGQCGKLKCCLNYELDTYLDALKDIPEVKYLRTQEGEAQLQKTDIFKKLMWFSYNSENVWYSLTIEEVEKVLSLNKKNEFPSSLKPSEWVSDGEISDTTQQDNHIIDAEEFERNVRRKAEKEDRVEIETKRQRRTRRPRRNITKAEEVRENTSNQLPNTENQQHQTNKNRRRRNNRLRQSKPQNKKTKNNEK; from the coding sequence ATGAGTTGTAATTCATGTGCCACTACGGCACAAAATAAAAATATAGATGAAAAAGATACTAATAACGAAGAACCCAAAGGATGTCAGAGCAATGGAAACTGTGGAACATCTGGTTGTAATCGTTTAAATTCTTTTGACTGGCTTTCTCAAATGGAACTTCCTGACACAAAGCCTTTTGAAATCATAGAAGTAAAGTTTAAAGGAGGAAGAAAAGCATTTTGTAGAAATATAAATGGTCTTCATCTCATTACTGGAGATGCTGTAGTTTTGGAGGTGGAGAGAGGTTTTCATGTGGGGCATGTATCTTTGCAAGGCGAACTCGTCCGATTACAGATGAGAAAAAAACGCATCAAGACAAACGATGAAAGTATTTGTAATATTCTCCGAAAGGCAAGTCAAGCTGATGTAGATAAACTTATTGAGGCAAGAAACCGAGAGTTGCCAACCATGTATCGCACAAGAGAAATTATCAATCAATTAAACTTGGCGATGAAGCTCTCTGATGTCGAATATCAAGCTGATTGTTCGAAGGCAACTTTCTATTATTCGGCAGATGCAAGAGTAGATTTTCGTGAACTCATTCGACTTTTGGCAGGAGAGTTTAGAATCCGTATAGAAATGAGACAGATTAGTTTGCGTCAGGAAGCAAGCAGAGTGGGAGGGATAGGCGTTTGTGGGCGTGAGCTTTGTTGCTCTACTTGGCTAACCGATTTTAAACCTGTCAGTACGTCGGCGGCACGTTATCAAAACCTTTCTTTGAATACAGCCAAACTTTCTGGTCAGTGTGGAAAACTAAAATGTTGCCTCAATTATGAATTAGACACATATCTGGATGCTTTAAAAGATATTCCAGAGGTAAAATATTTGCGAACCCAAGAGGGAGAAGCACAGCTACAAAAGACAGATATTTTCAAAAAACTAATGTGGTTTAGTTATAATTCTGAAAATGTATGGTATTCCCTTACGATTGAAGAGGTAGAAAAAGTGTTGAGTTTGAATAAAAAGAATGAGTTTCCTTCTTCACTTAAACCGTCTGAATGGGTTTCTGATGGCGAAATATCAGATACAACACAGCAAGACAACCATATTATTGATGCTGAAGAGTTTGAGAGAAATGTTAGACGAAAAGCTGAAAAAGAAGATAGGGTTGAAATTGAAACAAAACGCCAAAGACGCACACGCAGACCACGTAGAAATATCACAAAGGCAGAAGAAGTTAGAGAAAATACTTCTAACCAACTACCTAATACAGAAAATCAGCAACATCAAACCAATAAAAATAGAAGAAGAAGAAACAATCGTTTGAGACAATCTAAGCCTCAAAACAAAAAGACAAAAAACAATGAAAAATAA
- a CDS encoding cyclic nucleotide-binding domain-containing protein has product MIDRINKVESLKQSPLFTSLPQEALEKIAAKAKMRQFFPDETVVWQGKASDSLYLIINGIVAVKKIIASGKEQIFAYLMAGNTFGEVGILENQPRSATVSALSDVDVLVIQRDDFIQMMHDYPQIGIGLCKMLGKYLVESNRRQTRASKKARLILVFSLTPHAGGTNIGNTLARILHGQTKQSTVYTEYPTPQNLITDLNIRKKTRIYKHNSGYDILLSQDENTELPLSARLTLFLDSMMSDYDNIIMTLKNQTYIDENLAMLLEFVNQIIIVTPPLEDGMHVVNRLHKQIRDHVRSDEATIFTIINRCSPEHEKVQFNGSSDFDVPYLPDLPSLVDSEDAGYRIPRPIEEMLGSIIDRLERTHQIGVFIPSTVSVDKPIDTSKYVEQTLKFLAERFGGATSKEAKGVWNSKQVGLVDEKVYVVHTYVTQKDMNKYLDEVVDYIKVLKIELDQEAMALEIDKKMTII; this is encoded by the coding sequence GTGATAGACCGTATCAATAAAGTAGAATCTCTAAAGCAATCTCCTCTTTTTACCTCTCTGCCTCAAGAAGCCTTAGAAAAAATTGCAGCGAAAGCCAAAATGCGTCAGTTTTTTCCAGATGAAACGGTGGTTTGGCAAGGAAAGGCGAGTGATAGTTTATATCTAATTATCAATGGTATTGTAGCAGTAAAAAAAATTATTGCCAGTGGCAAAGAACAAATTTTTGCTTACCTAATGGCTGGAAATACCTTTGGAGAAGTAGGGATTTTAGAAAATCAGCCTCGTTCGGCAACCGTTTCTGCACTTAGTGATGTAGATGTTTTGGTTATTCAGCGAGATGATTTTATTCAGATGATGCACGATTATCCACAAATCGGTATTGGGCTTTGTAAAATGTTGGGGAAATATTTGGTAGAATCGAATAGAAGACAAACAAGAGCTTCTAAAAAAGCTCGCTTGATTTTGGTTTTTAGTCTTACCCCACATGCAGGAGGAACAAATATCGGCAATACACTAGCTCGTATTTTGCACGGACAAACCAAACAAAGTACAGTTTACACAGAATATCCAACACCTCAAAATCTGATTACAGATTTGAATATTCGTAAAAAAACGAGAATTTACAAACACAATTCGGGATATGATATTCTACTTTCTCAAGACGAAAATACAGAACTTCCACTTTCGGCTCGCCTTACACTGTTTTTAGATTCGATGATGTCAGATTATGATAATATCATCATGACGCTAAAAAATCAGACTTATATCGATGAGAATTTGGCAATGCTTTTAGAGTTTGTCAATCAAATAATTATCGTTACGCCACCTCTGGAAGATGGAATGCACGTTGTGAATCGCCTACATAAACAAATCCGTGACCATGTCAGAAGTGATGAAGCGACTATCTTTACTATCATAAACCGTTGCAGTCCAGAACACGAAAAAGTACAATTTAATGGTAGTTCAGATTTTGATGTTCCTTATTTGCCAGATTTGCCTTCTTTGGTAGATTCGGAAGATGCTGGTTATAGAATTCCTCGTCCGATAGAAGAAATGTTAGGTTCAATAATAGACCGTTTGGAACGTACACATCAAATTGGTGTTTTCATTCCTTCTACTGTTTCTGTTGATAAGCCTATTGATACAAGTAAGTATGTAGAACAAACGCTGAAATTTTTGGCAGAACGTTTTGGAGGCGCAACCAGTAAGGAAGCAAAAGGCGTTTGGAATAGCAAACAAGTAGGTTTGGTAGATGAAAAAGTTTATGTAGTGCATACGTATGTTACACAAAAAGACATGAATAAATATCTTGATGAGGTCGTAGATTATATAAAAGTCTTGAAAATTGAACTTGACCAAGAAGCTATGGCTTTAGAAATAGACAAGAAAATGACTATTATTTAG
- a CDS encoding SprB repeat-containing protein: MKNNSFLSLLFLTVFSTIVLFACGGSDEPEPTPDPDPIDTPCSSPPTLSLTAENTSCTDNTGKITATGAGGTGTLTYQLGSGDFQSSGIFENLAAGEYTVTVKDAEGCTTSQTATIENADAPTISLTSEDAGCGTNDGSITVIANGGSGSYQYSLDGGAFQSNATFSNLAIGTYRVTLKDTENCEATAEVTLTTGVNYVDNVASIINTNCAISGCHSGGQAPSLTSFDEVSRNSSRVLARASSRSMPPQSSGLSLTDEEIQLIECWVEDGTPRN, encoded by the coding sequence ATGAAAAATAATTCTTTTCTGTCGCTCTTATTTTTAACTGTTTTTTCTACTATCGTACTTTTTGCCTGTGGAGGCAGCGATGAGCCAGAACCTACACCCGACCCAGACCCAATAGACACACCTTGTAGTAGCCCTCCAACGCTCTCACTTACTGCTGAAAATACAAGTTGTACAGATAATACAGGAAAAATAACTGCCACAGGAGCAGGAGGAACAGGAACTCTTACCTATCAGTTGGGAAGTGGCGACTTTCAAAGTAGTGGAATTTTTGAAAATTTAGCTGCTGGAGAATATACTGTTACTGTAAAAGATGCAGAGGGTTGTACAACTAGCCAAACAGCAACCATTGAAAATGCAGATGCGCCAACTATTTCCTTAACTTCAGAAGATGCAGGTTGTGGTACAAACGATGGTTCTATTACAGTTATAGCTAATGGAGGAAGTGGAAGTTATCAATATAGCTTAGATGGTGGGGCTTTTCAAAGTAATGCTACTTTTTCTAACCTTGCAATAGGAACATACAGAGTTACTTTAAAGGACACAGAAAACTGTGAGGCAACAGCAGAAGTTACACTAACAACAGGTGTAAACTATGTGGATAATGTAGCTTCTATTATCAATACTAATTGCGCTATTTCGGGTTGTCATTCTGGAGGACAGGCTCCAAGTCTTACAAGTTTTGATGAAGTCTCTAGAAATTCTTCAAGGGTTTTAGCACGTGCATCTTCTCGTTCTATGCCTCCACAATCTTCAGGACTTTCTCTTACAGATGAAGAAATACAGTTAATAGAGTGTTGGGTAGAAGATGGTACACCACGCAACTAA
- a CDS encoding thiol-disulfide oxidoreductase DCC family protein: MRTKSTAALRIAAGLSGGWKFFNVFKIIPTFIRNAVYNLIARNRYKWFGQKNECRIPTPELKAKFVENL, from the coding sequence ATAAGAACCAAATCGACAGCAGCTCTACGCATAGCAGCAGGACTTTCTGGAGGATGGAAATTTTTCAATGTCTTCAAAATTATTCCTACTTTCATAAGAAATGCAGTGTATAATCTCATTGCTAGAAACAGATACAAATGGTTTGGACAAAAAAATGAGTGTAGAATTCCTACTCCAGAACTAAAAGCAAAATTTGTAGAAAATCTTTAG
- a CDS encoding serine hydrolase domain-containing protein, translating to MKTLLFLIPLLIGCSLPKNKSPYQKLSEYEGHYEYVGGSTLDLIASEFDTTLYAILDNAKYPLKYIEKDSFVDISNQTVVFERNKEANVISYKTNGETFKLIDKEFEKVEMFPRRSLFQNPNEYSYQPPQQKNDGLLTGVLKDEFTNPEPIINMVKKTIKGDFEDVHSILIYKNNKLVLEEYFYGYDENTPHQLRSASKPIIGGILGITIDKGFIKSEKEKLLPFFKEKYQNIQNMDERKKEITIENFLTYRHGMDCQNNNPESKGHELKMMESEDWVKYTLDLPIVQNPGKSSSYCTGCALTLGSLVEVTTNEKIEDFAKKYFYEPMEITNYKWTFEPNPTSSKTFSQMYITPRDLIKIAKMYKDNGKWNGKQILSKEWIDKSFEMEKGDYGYLWEHKYFIVDGKQYNSYLASGNGGQKINIWPELDMITVFTGGNYNSYKLYGKSTPPNEMIPNHILKAVQ from the coding sequence ATGAAAACTTTATTATTTTTAATCCCTCTACTAATTGGATGTTCATTGCCTAAAAACAAGTCTCCTTATCAAAAACTAAGCGAGTATGAAGGTCATTATGAATACGTTGGAGGAAGTACACTAGATCTTATTGCTTCAGAGTTTGACACAACCCTTTATGCCATATTAGATAATGCTAAATATCCATTAAAGTATATTGAAAAAGATAGTTTTGTCGATATTAGCAACCAAACAGTTGTTTTTGAAAGAAATAAAGAGGCTAATGTTATCAGTTATAAGACAAATGGTGAAACCTTCAAACTTATTGATAAAGAATTTGAAAAAGTAGAAATGTTTCCAAGAAGAAGTCTCTTCCAAAACCCAAATGAATATTCTTATCAACCACCTCAACAGAAAAATGATGGATTATTAACTGGTGTTTTAAAAGATGAGTTTACAAATCCAGAACCTATTATTAATATGGTCAAAAAAACCATTAAGGGAGATTTTGAGGATGTACATAGTATCTTAATTTATAAAAACAACAAACTAGTACTTGAGGAATATTTTTATGGCTATGACGAAAATACTCCACATCAACTAAGGTCAGCCAGCAAACCTATAATAGGTGGAATACTTGGAATTACCATTGACAAAGGATTTATTAAAAGTGAAAAAGAAAAACTCTTACCATTCTTCAAAGAAAAATATCAAAACATTCAAAATATGGATGAGAGGAAAAAGGAAATTACAATAGAGAATTTCTTAACCTATCGCCATGGAATGGACTGCCAAAACAATAATCCAGAAAGTAAAGGGCACGAACTAAAAATGATGGAGAGTGAAGATTGGGTAAAATATACTCTTGATTTGCCTATAGTACAAAATCCAGGAAAATCTTCATCTTATTGTACAGGCTGTGCGCTTACTTTGGGAAGTTTGGTAGAAGTAACTACCAATGAAAAAATAGAAGATTTTGCCAAAAAATATTTCTATGAACCAATGGAAATTACTAATTATAAATGGACTTTTGAACCGAACCCTACTAGCTCTAAAACATTTAGTCAAATGTACATTACACCTAGAGATTTAATAAAAATAGCAAAAATGTATAAGGATAATGGTAAATGGAATGGAAAACAAATCCTATCAAAAGAATGGATAGATAAAAGTTTTGAGATGGAAAAAGGTGATTATGGATATTTATGGGAACATAAATATTTTATTGTTGATGGTAAGCAGTACAACTCTTATTTGGCTTCGGGAAATGGTGGACAAAAAATAAATATTTGGCCAGAACTTGATATGATAACAGTATTCACAGGTGGAAACTATAACTCCTACAAGTTATATGGAAAAAGTACACCACCCAACGAAATGATACCTAACCACATATTAAAAGCTGTACAATAA